A window of Halopseudomonas sabulinigri genomic DNA:
TGCTCCGCACATTTGCCACAGCCTCTGGCAGGCGCTCGGCCACAGCGACGCCATCATCGATGCGCGCTGGCCGCAATTGGATGAAAGCGCGCTGACCCAGGACACCCTGCAACTAGTCATCCAGGTCAACGGCAAACTACGCGGACATATTGACGTGGCTGCGGACACCAGCCGCGAGGCCATTGAAGCCGCCGCGCGGGAAAACGAAAATGTGCAACGCTTTACCGAAGGCCTGACCATCCGCAAGGTGATCGTAGTGCCCGGTAAACTGGTCAACATTGTCGCCAACTGATTTATGCAACGGAGAGCCAAGATGTCCCTGACCACCCCTCGTCTGCTGCTGGGCTGCGCTGTTTTGGGCGCTACACTGCTCGCCTCCGGCTGCGGCTTTCAGCTGCGCGGCACCGGTGTCGACAACGTCGACCTGAACGAGCTGGACGTTACCGCCCGCAACCGCTACGGACAGACCTACCAGCAGGTATTGGAAGCGCTGGAAATCGACGGCGTTAACGTCACTCCGTCCGCTCCCTACCAACTGCAACTGCTCAACGAGTCGCAGGGCCGCCGCGCCGTCAGCTACACCAGCCGCGCGACGCCAGCCGAGTATGAGCTGACCAGCAACCTGACCTTTCAGATTGCCGACCGTCAGGGTCGCCCGTTGATTGGCCCGGAAACGCTGAACACCCGTCGCACCTACGTCAACGACAAGGACAACATCATCGGTACCACCGAAGAAGAAGCCCTGCTGCGTAACGAGATGCGTGGAGACCTGACGCGCCAATTGCTGTTCCGCCTGTCGAGCCTGACCGAAAGCGAGTTGTCGGCACGCGAACAGACGCTCGATCAAGAGCAGATGCCCTGAGCGCGCCATGAAGCTGAATGCGGCACAGCTGCCACGCCAGCTCAAGGATGGCCTGGCCGCGGTCTACGTAGTCAGCGGTGACGACCCGCTGTTGTGCAGCGAGGCCGAGGACCTTATCCGCAAGGCATGCCGCGCCGCGGGCAGCGAAGAGCGTCAGGTGTTTCATGCCGAGCGCAATTTCGACTGGTCGCAGCTGTACGAGGCCAGCCACAGCCTGTCACTGTTTGCCCAGCAACGCCTGCTCGAACTGCGCCTGCCCTCCGGCAAGCCTGGTGACCAGGGCGCCAAGGCGCTGCTTGGCTACCTTGAGCAACCACCCGCCGACACTACCCTGCTGATCAGCCTGCCCAAGCTGGACGGCACGGCCATGCGCAGCAAGTGGGCCAAGGCACTGGTTGATCACGCTGACAGTCGCTTTGTGCAGATCTGGTCCATTGAGGCCCATCAATTACCCAACTGGATGCGCGAACGCCTGGCGGCCGCTGGTATCCAGGCTAGCCCCGATGCGCTGGAGCTACTCTCGGCCCGAGTGGAGGGCAACTTGCTGGCGGCTGCGCAGGAAATAGAAAAGCTCAAACTCTTCTGCAGTGAAGGCAAGCTGGATCTCGATACCGTGCAGCAGGTGGTAGCCGACAGCGCCCGTTTCGACGTATTCAACCTGACCGACGCCATGCTGCTGGGGCAACCGCAACAGGCCCTGCGCATACTGCAGGGCTTGCGCGGCGAAGGGGTCGAAGCCCCGGTAGTGCTCTGGGCGCTGACCCGCGAGCTGCGGACCCTGGCCAGTATTGCGCAGGACAGCGCCCGCGGCATTCCGCTGGACAAGGTGTTCGCCAGCCAGCGCCCACCGATTTGGGACAAACGCAAACCTGTGATCAAGACCGCACTGGAACGCCACCCCGCCAGCGTCTGGGAAGACTGGCTGGGCGCAGCGCAAACGGTGGACGAGCAAATCAAGGGACAGGCCGCAGGCTCGCCCTGGGATGGGCTTGCCCGCATTCTGGTTGAGGCGGCCGGGATCAGACTGGCGCTGTAAAGTCAGTATTCCCGCTCAGCGCAGCAGCAACAGCGGGCATTCGGTATTGCGCAGCATTCCCGTGGTGGTGCTACCGACCAGAAACTGCCTGATGCGCGAATGCCCGTAAGCCCCCATCACAATCAGATCGATCTGCTCTTCGCGCTGGTACGCCAGCAAAGTGGCCTCGACCTCGCCGCTGCGCTGCGCGGTAACAACCTCAAAGCCGGCCTGCTGCAGGCGCTGGCGGGCATCTTCAAGCCCGCGGGCAATGTCATCAGAGGCGCTGCCCACAGTCAGCAGGTGAATAGGCAATCCGGCAAACAAGGGGCTTTGCGCCAGCATGTCGAGGCCCTTGCGAGTGCTGGGGCTGTTATCAAAGGCCAGCATCAGCCTGCGCGGCGCGTGAAACTCCCCGGTGGTGACCAATATAGGGCGATGCAGCGTACGAATGACGCTCTCCAGATGGCTGCCGACGTGGCGCGCCAGCGAGTCACTGACCTCACCATTGCGGCCCATTACCAGCAAACGTATGTCGCCCTCCAGCTCGCGCAGGGTATCGACCAGTTCACCATGACGTTGGCGCGTCAGCGGCGTCTCGACGCCGTCGGCGCGTGCGCGCTGCGCAGCCGCTTCGAGCATCACCTTGCCCTGCTCACGCAGCAGCCGACCGCGCTGCTCATCCAGCTCGGCCAGCTCCACCAACAGATGCTCGCGACTGCCAAGGCCGATACTGCCAGACAGGTCAGCGTGCGCCGGCGTCTGACTGTGATCCAGCACATGCAGCAGTTCCAGCGGTGCCTGCAGGCGTTGGCTGGCCCAGGCGGCGTAGTCGCATACCGCGACCGCCGCACCGGAGCCATCGATACAGGCTACGACCTTGGCTTGGCTCTCGCTCATCTGCTTCTCCTTGTTGTTGTAGCGGCGGCGCTCAATGCCCGATCAGTTGATCAGCGGCATCGGGCTTGTCGTGCACACCAAAGCGGTCAACGATGGTCGCGCTGGCCTGGTTAAGGCCAATTACCGCGACTTCGGTACCTTCGCGGCGGAACTTGAGCACCACCTTGTCCAGCGCACCCACGGCAGTGATATCCCAGAAGTGCGCGCGACTGAGGTCGATTGTCACCTTATCAAGCACCTCCTTGAAATCAAAGCTGGCGCTGAACTTGTCGGCGGAGCTGAAAAACACCTGGCCCACCACCTGATAGCGACGCTCGTTGCCGCTGGCATCCAGCTCGCTGGAAATGTACAGAAAGTGGCCAATCTTGTTGGCAAAGAACAGCGACGCCAGTAACACGCCAGCCAGTACGCCATAAGCCAGGTTATGGGTCGCCACCACGACAGCTACCGTAGTCACCATGACGATATTGGTCGATAGCGGGTGCTTGCGCAGGTTGCGCAACGAATCCCAGCTGAAGGTGCCGATGGAGACCATGATCATCACCGCGACCAACGCGGCCATCGGAATCTGACCTACCCAATCGCTGGCAAACACCACCAGCAGCAACAACACGACACCTGCGACAAAGCACGACAGCCGCGTACGGCCGCCCGACTTCACGTTGATCACCGATTGGCCGATCATCGCGCAGCCCGCCATACCGCCCAGCAGGCCCGAGCCTATGTTGGCGATACCCTGGCCCTTGCACTCGCGATTCTTGTCGCTACTGGTGTCGGTCAGATCGTCCACGATGGTCGCGGTCATCATCGACTCCAGCAGACCTACCACCGCCATGGCGGCCGAATAGGGCAGGATGATCAGCAGGGTATCCAGATTCAGCGGCACATCCGGCCAGAGGAACACCGGCAGGGTATCCGGCAGTTCGCCCATGTCCGCCACCGTGCGGATATCCAGACCAAAGTACATGGCGACCGCCGTCATCGACAGAATGCACACCAATGGCGAGGGGATGACCTTGCCGATCTTCGGCAGGTAAGGGAACAGGTAGATGATACCCAGCCCCGCTGCCGTCATGGCGTACACGTGCCAGGTAACGTTGGTCAGCTCCGGCAACTGCGCCATGAAAATCAGAATCGCCAGTGCATTGACGAAGCCCGTCACCACCGAGCGTGACACGAAGCGCATCAGCGAACCGAGACGCAGGTACCCGGCCGCTATCTGCAATACCCCACAGAGTACCGAGGCCGCGAGCAGATACTCCAGGCCATGGTCGCGCACCAAGGTTACCATCAGCAACGCCATCGCGCCGGTAGCAGCAGAGATCATGCCGGGGCGGCCACCGGTGAAGGAGATCACCACGGCGATGCAGAAAGACGCGTAGAGACCGACCTTGGGATCAACGCCGGCGATGATGGAAAACGCGATGGCCTCGGGAATCAGCGCCAAAGCCACCACCAGACCGGACAGCAGGTCGCCGCGCACATTGGAGAACCATTGCTGGCGAAGGGTTTCGATCAGAGTCATAAGCAGGGTCTACCAGTTTGCAGTTACTTGATTGACTGCCCGTCAGGGGCATTGCCGCGCCAGCTTGCACACCGATAAGAGCTGGGGCCGCACGACGGCAAGAGGTGCACGCCGCCATTGTCACAGCAGCGCGAGTCCGGTAAATGAACCCTAAGGTGGCGTAACGCCGCGGTGGCAGATCATCACTTGTCCGTCAGTCAATCCGGGAAGAGGCCGCGGACTCTAGCACAAAGCGGGTGTACGGGCCACACAGCCCCGCTGGCCGGCGCTTTCGCGCGAGGCTGGCAGGAACCTTCGCGCACCAGTATCCTCCAAGGCAGAGAACAAGAACTTGCCACCGCTTTCGGTGCCAGACCGCTTTCAGGAAACCACGCATGTCCCATCCGTTCCACCGCCGCAGCGGCATCCATCTGCTGGCCTCCGCCAGTCTGTTTTGCCTTACGGCTTGCGCCGATACCCAGGCCATTGCCGAGGCTGAGCCCAGCCAGGTCGCCAAGCCGGCAACCCTGCAACCCGCCACAGCGCCAGTGATGGTCGAGCCGGTGATAGTCGCGCGCAGCTTTGCCGACTGGCGCGCCGATTTTCGCGCCGAAGCGCTGGCCAAGGGAATCGATCCAGCGTTGTTTGACCAGGCGTTCGACGGCGT
This region includes:
- the holA gene encoding DNA polymerase III subunit delta yields the protein MKLNAAQLPRQLKDGLAAVYVVSGDDPLLCSEAEDLIRKACRAAGSEERQVFHAERNFDWSQLYEASHSLSLFAQQRLLELRLPSGKPGDQGAKALLGYLEQPPADTTLLISLPKLDGTAMRSKWAKALVDHADSRFVQIWSIEAHQLPNWMRERLAAAGIQASPDALELLSARVEGNLLAAAQEIEKLKLFCSEGKLDLDTVQQVVADSARFDVFNLTDAMLLGQPQQALRILQGLRGEGVEAPVVLWALTRELRTLASIAQDSARGIPLDKVFASQRPPIWDKRKPVIKTALERHPASVWEDWLGAAQTVDEQIKGQAAGSPWDGLARILVEAAGIRLAL
- a CDS encoding LPS-assembly lipoprotein LptE; this encodes MSLTTPRLLLGCAVLGATLLASGCGFQLRGTGVDNVDLNELDVTARNRYGQTYQQVLEALEIDGVNVTPSAPYQLQLLNESQGRRAVSYTSRATPAEYELTSNLTFQIADRQGRPLIGPETLNTRRTYVNDKDNIIGTTEEEALLRNEMRGDLTRQLLFRLSSLTESELSAREQTLDQEQMP
- a CDS encoding SulP family inorganic anion transporter — protein: MTLIETLRQQWFSNVRGDLLSGLVVALALIPEAIAFSIIAGVDPKVGLYASFCIAVVISFTGGRPGMISAATGAMALLMVTLVRDHGLEYLLAASVLCGVLQIAAGYLRLGSLMRFVSRSVVTGFVNALAILIFMAQLPELTNVTWHVYAMTAAGLGIIYLFPYLPKIGKVIPSPLVCILSMTAVAMYFGLDIRTVADMGELPDTLPVFLWPDVPLNLDTLLIILPYSAAMAVVGLLESMMTATIVDDLTDTSSDKNRECKGQGIANIGSGLLGGMAGCAMIGQSVINVKSGGRTRLSCFVAGVVLLLLVVFASDWVGQIPMAALVAVMIMVSIGTFSWDSLRNLRKHPLSTNIVMVTTVAVVVATHNLAYGVLAGVLLASLFFANKIGHFLYISSELDASGNERRYQVVGQVFFSSADKFSASFDFKEVLDKVTIDLSRAHFWDITAVGALDKVVLKFRREGTEVAVIGLNQASATIVDRFGVHDKPDAADQLIGH
- a CDS encoding universal stress protein — translated: MSESQAKVVACIDGSGAAVAVCDYAAWASQRLQAPLELLHVLDHSQTPAHADLSGSIGLGSREHLLVELAELDEQRGRLLREQGKVMLEAAAQRARADGVETPLTRQRHGELVDTLRELEGDIRLLVMGRNGEVSDSLARHVGSHLESVIRTLHRPILVTTGEFHAPRRLMLAFDNSPSTRKGLDMLAQSPLFAGLPIHLLTVGSASDDIARGLEDARQRLQQAGFEVVTAQRSGEVEATLLAYQREEQIDLIVMGAYGHSRIRQFLVGSTTTGMLRNTECPLLLLR